The Magnolia sinica isolate HGM2019 chromosome 9, MsV1, whole genome shotgun sequence genome contains a region encoding:
- the LOC131254892 gene encoding pollen-specific leucine-rich repeat extensin-like protein 2 has product MPPRRGARGRGACGRGARDTRSTRAHPAPAIEDPIPKVLIQPPIAPVPPVAPVPPPVLPSEPAVLVTESLAPSAAPVPPPEASAAPVFPTMSVGAEHFQQLMQAITAALQTRQPTAAQEQRAMEFETLVQGDMTVLQYEARFLALSRFAPILISDEMMRARRFQNGLRPALCSRVSSGGDQKRRAPTNSSRQHRQQRRRGKSEFLQPAAQTAASSSSSVQPAASSSGPFSSVSYGCG; this is encoded by the exons ATGCCTCCTAGACGGGGCGCCCGTGGCCGTGGTGCTTGTGGTCGAGGTGCCCGTGATACCCGTTCTACTCGAGCGCACCCCGCTCCCGCcattgaggatccgattcctaaGGTCTTGATTCAGCCTCCGATTGCACCTGTTCCCCCGgttgctccagttcccccacCAGTTCTCCCATCTGAGCCTGCTGTTCTGGTTACAGAGTCTCTAGCTCCTTCAGCTgcacccgtgcctccgcctgaggcgagtgccGCTCCCGTGTTTCCGACAATGTCAGTCGGTGCTGAGCAtttccagcagttgatgcaggcCATCACTGCTGCATTGCAGACCCGTCAACCTACTGCCGCCCAG GAGCAGAGGGCTATGGAGTTCGAGACCCTGGTCCAGGGGGATATGACAGTGTTGCAGTATGAAGctcgtttcttggccttgtctaggtTTGCTCCTATTCTCATCAGTGATGAGATGATGAGGGCACGCCGTTTCCAGAACGGTTTGCGACCTGCGCTCTGTAGTCGTGTG agttccggtggagaccagAAGAGGAGAGCACCAACCAATAGTTCCaggcagcaccgtcagcagagacgAAGGGGTAAATCAGAGTTTCTGCAGCCTGCGGCACAGACAGCAGCTTCCTCATCATCATCAGTGCAGCCAGCCGCTTCATCTTCCGGCCCTTTTTCCAGCGTTTCCTATGGTTGTGGGTAG